In the Cytophagales bacterium genome, one interval contains:
- a CDS encoding PorT family protein, translated as MIRSFLILVLLFSHHISKSQRIVNANLPYYDERLMHYGFFMAGNYATFNIKRSQFFVDDKTILAVNPRGTPGFTLGFVVNLRLEQFFDLRLLPAAGFYLREVIYKLESNDPTKDSIHVESIESTYIELPLLLKYKSTRRANTRMYLVGGIKPAIEVGTRRAKVGEDRLLTKNIDVSIDYGFGIDLYFPMFKFSPEIRFSNGIINLLKPCNPNDKFCNSIDKLRTNTFTIHFIFE; from the coding sequence ATGATAAGATCCTTTTTAATCTTAGTTTTATTATTTTCCCATCATATTTCCAAATCACAACGTATCGTTAATGCGAATTTACCTTACTATGATGAAAGATTAATGCACTATGGGTTTTTTATGGCTGGAAATTACGCAACATTCAATATCAAACGTTCACAATTTTTTGTTGATGACAAGACCATTCTCGCTGTAAATCCAAGAGGGACACCGGGATTCACGCTTGGATTTGTTGTCAATTTACGATTAGAACAGTTTTTTGATCTGCGCCTCTTACCTGCTGCGGGTTTTTATCTGCGTGAGGTAATATATAAATTAGAAAGCAACGATCCTACCAAGGATTCTATCCACGTTGAATCTATAGAATCTACCTATATTGAGCTGCCTTTATTACTTAAATACAAATCTACAAGAAGGGCTAATACGAGAATGTATTTGGTAGGGGGTATCAAACCGGCTATTGAAGTTGGCACCAGGAGGGCAAAAGTAGGAGAAGACCGTTTATTAACAAAAAATATTGATGTCTCGATTGATTATGGATTTGGCATTGATCTCTATTTCCCCATGTTCAAATTTTCTCCTGAAATACGTTTCTCTAATGGAATAATCAATTTATTAAAACCTTGTAATCCTAACGATAAATTTTGTAACAGCATTGACAAATTGAGAACAAATACATTTACGATTCATTTTATCTTTGAATAA